One Rissa tridactyla isolate bRisTri1 chromosome 4, bRisTri1.patW.cur.20221130, whole genome shotgun sequence DNA window includes the following coding sequences:
- the ZBTB1 gene encoding zinc finger and BTB domain-containing protein 1 isoform X1 has translation MARTSHSNYVLQQLNNQREWGFLCDCCIAIDDIYFQAHKAVLAACSSYFRMFFMNHQHTTAQLNLSNMKISAECFDLILQFMYLGKIMTAPANFEQFKVAMNYLQLYNVPECLEDIQDTDSSSLKCSSSASSTQNSKMIFGVRMYEDTLARNGSEANRWGMEPPSSTVNTSHNKEPDEEALQLSSFPEQLFDVCKKSTTTKFSHTKERVSHSRRFGRSFTCDSCGFSFSCEKLLDEHVLTCTNRHSYQSARYYGAEKIDFNEKDSTSKIISTQTEKYKGDLSQTADDSSSPVSNMTSRKSSTVASETSGEEGSRASERKRIIIKMEPEDNPADELKDFNIIKVTDKDCNESSDNDDLDDEQEEPLYRYYVEEEIREKRNARKTLKPRLSMDEDERKCLKSPRHLTRKAPSVQEDVENAPCELCGLTITEEDLSSHYLSKHIENICACGKCGQILVKGKQLQDHAQTCGEPQDLTMNGIRNSEEKMDLEENPEEQSEIRDMMFAEMLEDFRDSHFQMNSLQKKQLFKHSACPFRCPNCGQRFETENLVVEHMSNCLEQDLFKNSMMEENERDHRRKHFCNLCGKGFYQRCHLREHYTVHTKEKQFVCQTCGKQFLRERQLRLHNDMHKGMARYVCSICDQGNFRKHDHVRHMISHLSAGETICQVCFQIFPNNEQLEQHMDVHLYTCGVCGAKFNLRKDMRSHYNAKHLKRT, from the coding sequence ATGGCAAGAACCAGCCACAGCAACTACGTCCTTCAGCAGCTAAACAACCAAAGAGAATGGGGCTTTCTGTGCGACTGCTGTATCGCTATCGACGATATTTATTTCCAAGCACATAAAGCAGTCCTTGCTGCATGCAGCTCCTATTTTAGGATGTTTTTTATGAACCATCAACACACTACAGCCCAGCTGAATCTAAGCAACATGAAGATTAGTGCTGAATGCTTTGATCTTATTTTACAGTTCATGTATTTAGGAAAAATTATGACAGCCCCTGCCAATTTTGAGCAATTTAAAGTGGCCATGAACTATTTACAGCTATACAATGTACCCGAATGTCTAGAAGATATACAGGATACAGACTCATCTAGTTTAAAATGTTCATCTTCTGCTTCTAGCACCCAGAATAGTAAAATGATATTTGGCGTGAGAATGTATGAAGACACACTTGCTAGAAATGGCAGCGAAGCAAACAGGTGGGGCATGGAGCCGCCAAGTTCAACAGTAAATACATCCCATAACAAAGAGCCTGATGAAGAAGCTTTGCAGCTAAGCAGCTTCCCTGAACAACTGTTTGATGTCTGCAAGAAAAGCACCACGACCAAATTCTCTCACACAAAAGAGCGCGTGTCCCACTCGCGCCGTTTTGGAAGAAGCTTCACCTGCGACAGCTGCGGGTTTAGTTTTAGCTGTGAAAAGCTACTGGATGAGCACGTGCTAACGTGCACTAACAGGCATTCTTACCAAAGTGCCAGGTACTATGGTGCGGAAAAAATAGACTTTAACGAAAAGGACTCTACTTCTAAAATAATCTCCAcgcaaacagaaaaatacaagggGGACTTGAGTCAAACTGCAGACGATTCTTCGTCTCCCGTGTCAAACAtgacaagcagaaaaagcagcacgGTTGCCTCTGAGACATCAGGTGAAGAAGGAAGTAGAGCCTCCGAGAGGAAGAGGATTATCATCAAGATGGAACCAGAGGACAATCCTGCAGACGAGCTGAaggattttaatattattaagGTGACAGATAAAGACTGCAATGAGTCTTCTGACAATGACGACCTAGATGATGAACAGGAAGAGCCGCTTTACAGATACTATGTTGAGGAAGAGAtcagagagaagagaaatgctCGGAAGACCTTAAAACCCCGTTTATCCATGGATGaggatgaaagaaaatgtttgaaaagtCCCCGGCACCTTACCAGGAAGGCTCCTTCAGTGCAGGAAGATGTGGAGAACGCTCCCTGTGAACTTTGTGGGCTAACAATCACTGAAGAAGATTTGTCCTCTCATTATTTATCCAAACACATAGAAAATATATGTGCTTGTGGCAAGTGTGGTCAAATACTGGTCAAAGGCAAGCAGCTACAGGACCATGCGCAGACCTGCGGAGAGCCCCAGGATCTGACCATGAATGGTATCAGAAATTCTGAGGAGAAAATGGACTTAGAAGAAAACCCCGAGGAGCAGTCAGAAATAAGGGACATGATGTTTGCAGAGATGCTAGAGGACTTCAGGGACAGTCATTTCCAAATGAACAGTCTTCAAAAAAAACAGTTATTCAAGCATTCTGCCTGTCCTTTCCGATGCCCTAATTGCGGTCAGCGTTTTGAAACTGAAAACCTAGTGGTTGAACATATGTCAAACTGCCTGGAGCAAGATCTGTTCAAGAACTCCATGATGGAAGAGAACGAGAGGGATCACAGACGTAAGCATTTCTGCAATCTTTGTGGGAAAGGATTTTATCAGCGTTGCCACTTGCGGGAACACTATACCGTTCATACCAAGGAAAAACAGTTTGTTTGTCAGACATGTGGGAAGCAGTTCTTAAGAGAGCGCCAGTTGCGGCTCCACAATGATATGCACAAAGGCATGGCCAGGTATGTCTGTTCCATTTGTGATCAAGGAAACTTCCGAAAACATGACCATGTACGGCATATGATATCTCACTTATCAGCTGGAGAGACTATATGCCAGGTCTGCTTTCAGATATTCCCAAATAATGAGCAACTGGAGCAGCACATGGATGTTCATCTGTATACATGTGGAGTATGTGGAGCAAAATTTAATTTGAGGAAAGATATGAGATCTCACTATAATGCCAAGCATTTGAAAAGAACATAA
- the ZBTB1 gene encoding zinc finger and BTB domain-containing protein 1 isoform X5 has product MARTSHSNYVLQQLNNQREWGFLCDCCIAIDDIYFQAHKAVLAACSSYFRMFFMNHQHTTAQLNLSNMKISAECFDLILQFMYLGKIMTAPANFEQFKVAMNYLQLYNVPECLEDIQDTDSSSLKCSSSASSTQNSKMIFGVRMYEDTLARNGSEANRWGMEPPSSTVNTSHNKEPDEEALQLSSFPEQLFDVCKKSTTTKFSHTKERVSHSRRFGRSFTCDSCGFSFSCEKLLDEHVLTCTNRHSYQSARYYGAEKIDFNEKDSTSKIISTQTEKYKGDLSQTADDSSSPVSNMTSRKSSTVASETSGEEGSRASERKRIIIKMEPEDNPADELKDFNIIKVTDKDCNESSDNDDLDDEQEEPLYRYYVEEEIREKRNARKTLKPRLSMDEDERKCLKSPRHLTRKAPSVQEDVENAPCELCGLTITEEDLSSHYLSKHIENICACGKCGQILVKGKQLQDHAQTCGEPQDLTMNGIRNSEEKMDLEENPEEQSEIRDMMFAEMLEDFRDSHFQMNSLQKKQLFKHSACPFRCPNCGQRFETENLVVEHMSNCLEQDLFKNSMMEENERDHRLVK; this is encoded by the exons ATGGCAAGAACCAGCCACAGCAACTACGTCCTTCAGCAGCTAAACAACCAAAGAGAATGGGGCTTTCTGTGCGACTGCTGTATCGCTATCGACGATATTTATTTCCAAGCACATAAAGCAGTCCTTGCTGCATGCAGCTCCTATTTTAGGATGTTTTTTATGAACCATCAACACACTACAGCCCAGCTGAATCTAAGCAACATGAAGATTAGTGCTGAATGCTTTGATCTTATTTTACAGTTCATGTATTTAGGAAAAATTATGACAGCCCCTGCCAATTTTGAGCAATTTAAAGTGGCCATGAACTATTTACAGCTATACAATGTACCCGAATGTCTAGAAGATATACAGGATACAGACTCATCTAGTTTAAAATGTTCATCTTCTGCTTCTAGCACCCAGAATAGTAAAATGATATTTGGCGTGAGAATGTATGAAGACACACTTGCTAGAAATGGCAGCGAAGCAAACAGGTGGGGCATGGAGCCGCCAAGTTCAACAGTAAATACATCCCATAACAAAGAGCCTGATGAAGAAGCTTTGCAGCTAAGCAGCTTCCCTGAACAACTGTTTGATGTCTGCAAGAAAAGCACCACGACCAAATTCTCTCACACAAAAGAGCGCGTGTCCCACTCGCGCCGTTTTGGAAGAAGCTTCACCTGCGACAGCTGCGGGTTTAGTTTTAGCTGTGAAAAGCTACTGGATGAGCACGTGCTAACGTGCACTAACAGGCATTCTTACCAAAGTGCCAGGTACTATGGTGCGGAAAAAATAGACTTTAACGAAAAGGACTCTACTTCTAAAATAATCTCCAcgcaaacagaaaaatacaagggGGACTTGAGTCAAACTGCAGACGATTCTTCGTCTCCCGTGTCAAACAtgacaagcagaaaaagcagcacgGTTGCCTCTGAGACATCAGGTGAAGAAGGAAGTAGAGCCTCCGAGAGGAAGAGGATTATCATCAAGATGGAACCAGAGGACAATCCTGCAGACGAGCTGAaggattttaatattattaagGTGACAGATAAAGACTGCAATGAGTCTTCTGACAATGACGACCTAGATGATGAACAGGAAGAGCCGCTTTACAGATACTATGTTGAGGAAGAGAtcagagagaagagaaatgctCGGAAGACCTTAAAACCCCGTTTATCCATGGATGaggatgaaagaaaatgtttgaaaagtCCCCGGCACCTTACCAGGAAGGCTCCTTCAGTGCAGGAAGATGTGGAGAACGCTCCCTGTGAACTTTGTGGGCTAACAATCACTGAAGAAGATTTGTCCTCTCATTATTTATCCAAACACATAGAAAATATATGTGCTTGTGGCAAGTGTGGTCAAATACTGGTCAAAGGCAAGCAGCTACAGGACCATGCGCAGACCTGCGGAGAGCCCCAGGATCTGACCATGAATGGTATCAGAAATTCTGAGGAGAAAATGGACTTAGAAGAAAACCCCGAGGAGCAGTCAGAAATAAGGGACATGATGTTTGCAGAGATGCTAGAGGACTTCAGGGACAGTCATTTCCAAATGAACAGTCTTCAAAAAAAACAGTTATTCAAGCATTCTGCCTGTCCTTTCCGATGCCCTAATTGCGGTCAGCGTTTTGAAACTGAAAACCTAGTGGTTGAACATATGTCAAACTGCCTGGAGCAAGATCTGTTCAAGAACTCCATGATGGAAGAGAACGAGAGGGATCACAGAC TAGTGAAATAG
- the ZBTB1 gene encoding zinc finger and BTB domain-containing protein 1 isoform X4, translating into MARTSHSNYVLQQLNNQREWGFLCDCCIAIDDIYFQAHKAVLAACSSYFRMFFMNHQHTTAQLNLSNMKISAECFDLILQFMYLGKIMTAPANFEQFKVAMNYLQLYNVPECLEDIQDTDSSSLKCSSSASSTQNSKMIFGVRMYEDTLARNGSEANRWGMEPPSSTVNTSHNKEPDEEALQLSSFPEQLFDVCKKSTTTKFSHTKERVSHSRRFGRSFTCDSCGFSFSCEKLLDEHVLTCTNRHSYQSARYYGAEKIDFNEKDSTSKIISTQTEKYKGDLSQTADDSSSPVSNMTSRKSSTVASETSGEEGSRASERKRIIIKMEPEDNPADELKDFNIIKVTDKDCNESSDNDDLDDEQEEPLYRYYVEEEIREKRNARKTLKPRLSMDEDERKCLKSPRHLTRKAPSVQEDVENAPCELCGLTITEEDLSSHYLSKHIENICACGKCGQILVKGKQLQDHAQTCGEPQDLTMNGIRNSEEKMDLEENPEEQSEIRDMMFAEMLEDFRDSHFQMNSLQKKQLFKHSACPFRCPNCGQRFETENLVVEHMSNCLEQDLFKNSMMEENERDHRRNHPATLGMVTRGTSASDSPENEWEK; encoded by the exons ATGGCAAGAACCAGCCACAGCAACTACGTCCTTCAGCAGCTAAACAACCAAAGAGAATGGGGCTTTCTGTGCGACTGCTGTATCGCTATCGACGATATTTATTTCCAAGCACATAAAGCAGTCCTTGCTGCATGCAGCTCCTATTTTAGGATGTTTTTTATGAACCATCAACACACTACAGCCCAGCTGAATCTAAGCAACATGAAGATTAGTGCTGAATGCTTTGATCTTATTTTACAGTTCATGTATTTAGGAAAAATTATGACAGCCCCTGCCAATTTTGAGCAATTTAAAGTGGCCATGAACTATTTACAGCTATACAATGTACCCGAATGTCTAGAAGATATACAGGATACAGACTCATCTAGTTTAAAATGTTCATCTTCTGCTTCTAGCACCCAGAATAGTAAAATGATATTTGGCGTGAGAATGTATGAAGACACACTTGCTAGAAATGGCAGCGAAGCAAACAGGTGGGGCATGGAGCCGCCAAGTTCAACAGTAAATACATCCCATAACAAAGAGCCTGATGAAGAAGCTTTGCAGCTAAGCAGCTTCCCTGAACAACTGTTTGATGTCTGCAAGAAAAGCACCACGACCAAATTCTCTCACACAAAAGAGCGCGTGTCCCACTCGCGCCGTTTTGGAAGAAGCTTCACCTGCGACAGCTGCGGGTTTAGTTTTAGCTGTGAAAAGCTACTGGATGAGCACGTGCTAACGTGCACTAACAGGCATTCTTACCAAAGTGCCAGGTACTATGGTGCGGAAAAAATAGACTTTAACGAAAAGGACTCTACTTCTAAAATAATCTCCAcgcaaacagaaaaatacaagggGGACTTGAGTCAAACTGCAGACGATTCTTCGTCTCCCGTGTCAAACAtgacaagcagaaaaagcagcacgGTTGCCTCTGAGACATCAGGTGAAGAAGGAAGTAGAGCCTCCGAGAGGAAGAGGATTATCATCAAGATGGAACCAGAGGACAATCCTGCAGACGAGCTGAaggattttaatattattaagGTGACAGATAAAGACTGCAATGAGTCTTCTGACAATGACGACCTAGATGATGAACAGGAAGAGCCGCTTTACAGATACTATGTTGAGGAAGAGAtcagagagaagagaaatgctCGGAAGACCTTAAAACCCCGTTTATCCATGGATGaggatgaaagaaaatgtttgaaaagtCCCCGGCACCTTACCAGGAAGGCTCCTTCAGTGCAGGAAGATGTGGAGAACGCTCCCTGTGAACTTTGTGGGCTAACAATCACTGAAGAAGATTTGTCCTCTCATTATTTATCCAAACACATAGAAAATATATGTGCTTGTGGCAAGTGTGGTCAAATACTGGTCAAAGGCAAGCAGCTACAGGACCATGCGCAGACCTGCGGAGAGCCCCAGGATCTGACCATGAATGGTATCAGAAATTCTGAGGAGAAAATGGACTTAGAAGAAAACCCCGAGGAGCAGTCAGAAATAAGGGACATGATGTTTGCAGAGATGCTAGAGGACTTCAGGGACAGTCATTTCCAAATGAACAGTCTTCAAAAAAAACAGTTATTCAAGCATTCTGCCTGTCCTTTCCGATGCCCTAATTGCGGTCAGCGTTTTGAAACTGAAAACCTAGTGGTTGAACATATGTCAAACTGCCTGGAGCAAGATCTGTTCAAGAACTCCATGATGGAAGAGAACGAGAGGGATCACAGAC GTAACCATCCCGCTACATTGGGGATGGTCACCAGAGGGACTTCTGCTTCTGACTCCCCAGAAAATGAATGGGAGAAGTAA
- the ZBTB1 gene encoding zinc finger and BTB domain-containing protein 1 isoform X3 → MARTSHSNYVLQQLNNQREWGFLCDCCIAIDDIYFQAHKAVLAACSSYFRMFFMNHQHTTAQLNLSNMKISAECFDLILQFMYLGKIMTAPANFEQFKVAMNYLQLYNVPECLEDIQDTDSSSLKCSSSASSTQNSKMIFGVRMYEDTLARNGSEANRWGMEPPSSTVNTSHNKEPDEEALQLSSFPEQLFDVCKKSTTTKFSHTKERVSHSRRFGRSFTCDSCGFSFSCEKLLDEHVLTCTNRHSYQSARYYGAEKIDFNEKDSTSKIISTQTEKYKGDLSQTADDSSSPVSNMTSRKSSTVASETSGEEGSRASERKRIIIKMEPEDNPADELKDFNIIKVTDKDCNESSDNDDLDDEQEEPLYRYYVEEEIREKRNARKTLKPRLSMDEDERKCLKSPRHLTRKAPSVQEDVENAPCELCGLTITEEDLSSHYLSKHIENICACGKCGQILVKGKQLQDHAQTCGEPQDLTMNGIRNSEEKMDLEENPEEQSEIRDMMFAEMLEDFRDSHFQMNSLQKKQLFKHSACPFRCPNCGQRFETENLVVEHMSNCLEQDLFKNSMMEENERDHRRKHFCNLCGKGFYQRCHLREHYTVHTKEKQFVCQTCGKQFLRERQLRLHNDMHKGMAR, encoded by the exons ATGGCAAGAACCAGCCACAGCAACTACGTCCTTCAGCAGCTAAACAACCAAAGAGAATGGGGCTTTCTGTGCGACTGCTGTATCGCTATCGACGATATTTATTTCCAAGCACATAAAGCAGTCCTTGCTGCATGCAGCTCCTATTTTAGGATGTTTTTTATGAACCATCAACACACTACAGCCCAGCTGAATCTAAGCAACATGAAGATTAGTGCTGAATGCTTTGATCTTATTTTACAGTTCATGTATTTAGGAAAAATTATGACAGCCCCTGCCAATTTTGAGCAATTTAAAGTGGCCATGAACTATTTACAGCTATACAATGTACCCGAATGTCTAGAAGATATACAGGATACAGACTCATCTAGTTTAAAATGTTCATCTTCTGCTTCTAGCACCCAGAATAGTAAAATGATATTTGGCGTGAGAATGTATGAAGACACACTTGCTAGAAATGGCAGCGAAGCAAACAGGTGGGGCATGGAGCCGCCAAGTTCAACAGTAAATACATCCCATAACAAAGAGCCTGATGAAGAAGCTTTGCAGCTAAGCAGCTTCCCTGAACAACTGTTTGATGTCTGCAAGAAAAGCACCACGACCAAATTCTCTCACACAAAAGAGCGCGTGTCCCACTCGCGCCGTTTTGGAAGAAGCTTCACCTGCGACAGCTGCGGGTTTAGTTTTAGCTGTGAAAAGCTACTGGATGAGCACGTGCTAACGTGCACTAACAGGCATTCTTACCAAAGTGCCAGGTACTATGGTGCGGAAAAAATAGACTTTAACGAAAAGGACTCTACTTCTAAAATAATCTCCAcgcaaacagaaaaatacaagggGGACTTGAGTCAAACTGCAGACGATTCTTCGTCTCCCGTGTCAAACAtgacaagcagaaaaagcagcacgGTTGCCTCTGAGACATCAGGTGAAGAAGGAAGTAGAGCCTCCGAGAGGAAGAGGATTATCATCAAGATGGAACCAGAGGACAATCCTGCAGACGAGCTGAaggattttaatattattaagGTGACAGATAAAGACTGCAATGAGTCTTCTGACAATGACGACCTAGATGATGAACAGGAAGAGCCGCTTTACAGATACTATGTTGAGGAAGAGAtcagagagaagagaaatgctCGGAAGACCTTAAAACCCCGTTTATCCATGGATGaggatgaaagaaaatgtttgaaaagtCCCCGGCACCTTACCAGGAAGGCTCCTTCAGTGCAGGAAGATGTGGAGAACGCTCCCTGTGAACTTTGTGGGCTAACAATCACTGAAGAAGATTTGTCCTCTCATTATTTATCCAAACACATAGAAAATATATGTGCTTGTGGCAAGTGTGGTCAAATACTGGTCAAAGGCAAGCAGCTACAGGACCATGCGCAGACCTGCGGAGAGCCCCAGGATCTGACCATGAATGGTATCAGAAATTCTGAGGAGAAAATGGACTTAGAAGAAAACCCCGAGGAGCAGTCAGAAATAAGGGACATGATGTTTGCAGAGATGCTAGAGGACTTCAGGGACAGTCATTTCCAAATGAACAGTCTTCAAAAAAAACAGTTATTCAAGCATTCTGCCTGTCCTTTCCGATGCCCTAATTGCGGTCAGCGTTTTGAAACTGAAAACCTAGTGGTTGAACATATGTCAAACTGCCTGGAGCAAGATCTGTTCAAGAACTCCATGATGGAAGAGAACGAGAGGGATCACAGACGTAAGCATTTCTGCAATCTTTGTGGGAAAGGATTTTATCAGCGTTGCCACTTGCGGGAACACTATACCGTTCATACCAAGGAAAAACAGTTTGTTTGTCAGACATGTGGGAAGCAGTTCTTAAGAGAGCGCCAGTTGCGGCTCCACAATGATATGCACAAAGGCATGGCCAG GTAA
- the ZBTB1 gene encoding zinc finger and BTB domain-containing protein 1 isoform X2, with protein MARTSHSNYVLQQLNNQREWGFLCDCCIAIDDIYFQAHKAVLAACSSYFRMFFMNHQHTTAQLNLSNMKISAECFDLILQFMYLGKIMTAPANFEQFKVAMNYLQLYNVPECLEDIQDTDSSSLKCSSSASSTQNSKMIFGVRMYEDTLARNGSEANRWGMEPPSSTVNTSHNKEPDEEALQLSSFPEQLFDVCKKSTTTKFSHTKERVSHSRRFGRSFTCDSCGFSFSCEKLLDEHVLTCTNRHSYQSARYYGAEKIDFNEKDSTSKIISTQTEKYKGDLSQTADDSSSPVSNMTSRKSSTVASETSGEEGSRASERKRIIIKMEPEDNPADELKDFNIIKVTDKDCNESSDNDDLDDEQEEPLYRYYVEEEIREKRNARKTLKPRLSMDEDERKCLKSPRHLTRKAPSVQEDVENAPCELCGLTITEEDLSSHYLSKHIENICACGKCGQILVKGKQLQDHAQTCGEPQDLTMNGIRNSEEKMDLEENPEEQSEIRDMMFAEMLEDFRDSHFQMNSLQKKQLFKHSACPFRCPNCGQRFETENLVVEHMSNCLEQDLFKNSMMEENERDHRRKHFCNLCGKGFYQRCHLREHYTVHTKEKQFVCQTCGKQFLRERQLRLHNDMHKGMASSEIGTSKLLNN; from the exons ATGGCAAGAACCAGCCACAGCAACTACGTCCTTCAGCAGCTAAACAACCAAAGAGAATGGGGCTTTCTGTGCGACTGCTGTATCGCTATCGACGATATTTATTTCCAAGCACATAAAGCAGTCCTTGCTGCATGCAGCTCCTATTTTAGGATGTTTTTTATGAACCATCAACACACTACAGCCCAGCTGAATCTAAGCAACATGAAGATTAGTGCTGAATGCTTTGATCTTATTTTACAGTTCATGTATTTAGGAAAAATTATGACAGCCCCTGCCAATTTTGAGCAATTTAAAGTGGCCATGAACTATTTACAGCTATACAATGTACCCGAATGTCTAGAAGATATACAGGATACAGACTCATCTAGTTTAAAATGTTCATCTTCTGCTTCTAGCACCCAGAATAGTAAAATGATATTTGGCGTGAGAATGTATGAAGACACACTTGCTAGAAATGGCAGCGAAGCAAACAGGTGGGGCATGGAGCCGCCAAGTTCAACAGTAAATACATCCCATAACAAAGAGCCTGATGAAGAAGCTTTGCAGCTAAGCAGCTTCCCTGAACAACTGTTTGATGTCTGCAAGAAAAGCACCACGACCAAATTCTCTCACACAAAAGAGCGCGTGTCCCACTCGCGCCGTTTTGGAAGAAGCTTCACCTGCGACAGCTGCGGGTTTAGTTTTAGCTGTGAAAAGCTACTGGATGAGCACGTGCTAACGTGCACTAACAGGCATTCTTACCAAAGTGCCAGGTACTATGGTGCGGAAAAAATAGACTTTAACGAAAAGGACTCTACTTCTAAAATAATCTCCAcgcaaacagaaaaatacaagggGGACTTGAGTCAAACTGCAGACGATTCTTCGTCTCCCGTGTCAAACAtgacaagcagaaaaagcagcacgGTTGCCTCTGAGACATCAGGTGAAGAAGGAAGTAGAGCCTCCGAGAGGAAGAGGATTATCATCAAGATGGAACCAGAGGACAATCCTGCAGACGAGCTGAaggattttaatattattaagGTGACAGATAAAGACTGCAATGAGTCTTCTGACAATGACGACCTAGATGATGAACAGGAAGAGCCGCTTTACAGATACTATGTTGAGGAAGAGAtcagagagaagagaaatgctCGGAAGACCTTAAAACCCCGTTTATCCATGGATGaggatgaaagaaaatgtttgaaaagtCCCCGGCACCTTACCAGGAAGGCTCCTTCAGTGCAGGAAGATGTGGAGAACGCTCCCTGTGAACTTTGTGGGCTAACAATCACTGAAGAAGATTTGTCCTCTCATTATTTATCCAAACACATAGAAAATATATGTGCTTGTGGCAAGTGTGGTCAAATACTGGTCAAAGGCAAGCAGCTACAGGACCATGCGCAGACCTGCGGAGAGCCCCAGGATCTGACCATGAATGGTATCAGAAATTCTGAGGAGAAAATGGACTTAGAAGAAAACCCCGAGGAGCAGTCAGAAATAAGGGACATGATGTTTGCAGAGATGCTAGAGGACTTCAGGGACAGTCATTTCCAAATGAACAGTCTTCAAAAAAAACAGTTATTCAAGCATTCTGCCTGTCCTTTCCGATGCCCTAATTGCGGTCAGCGTTTTGAAACTGAAAACCTAGTGGTTGAACATATGTCAAACTGCCTGGAGCAAGATCTGTTCAAGAACTCCATGATGGAAGAGAACGAGAGGGATCACAGACGTAAGCATTTCTGCAATCTTTGTGGGAAAGGATTTTATCAGCGTTGCCACTTGCGGGAACACTATACCGTTCATACCAAGGAAAAACAGTTTGTTTGTCAGACATGTGGGAAGCAGTTCTTAAGAGAGCGCCAGTTGCGGCTCCACAATGATATGCACAAAGGCATGGCCAG TAGTGAAATAGGGACTTCTAAGCTTCTGAACAACTGA